Proteins co-encoded in one Inmirania thermothiophila genomic window:
- a CDS encoding HesA/MoeB/ThiF family protein codes for MDDETLLRYSRQIMLPQVDIAGQERLLAAHAVILGLGGLGSPAALYLAAAGVGRLTLVDDDRVDLSNLQRQIVHGTPDIGRPKVASAAEALARINPDVRVETIGRRLGEAELAELAAGADVVLDGTDNFASRFTANAACQRAGTPLVSGAAIRFEGQVGVFLPGGPCYRCLYRDEGAPEDRCVNAGVFTPVVGVVGSLQAVEAMKLILGIGRSLSGRLLLLDLLGGEIRSVALRRDPACPVCSGAAARTG; via the coding sequence ATGGACGACGAGACGCTGCTGCGCTACAGCCGCCAGATCATGCTGCCGCAGGTGGACATCGCCGGGCAGGAGCGGCTGCTTGCGGCGCACGCGGTGATCCTCGGCCTCGGCGGCCTCGGCTCCCCCGCCGCGCTCTACCTCGCCGCAGCGGGGGTCGGGCGCCTCACCCTGGTGGACGACGACCGCGTCGACCTCAGCAACCTCCAGCGCCAGATCGTCCACGGCACGCCGGACATCGGCCGTCCCAAGGTGGCCTCGGCGGCCGAGGCGCTGGCGCGCATCAACCCCGACGTCCGGGTCGAGACCATCGGCCGCCGCCTCGGGGAGGCCGAGCTCGCCGAGCTCGCCGCCGGCGCCGACGTGGTCCTCGACGGCACCGACAACTTCGCCAGCCGCTTCACCGCCAACGCCGCCTGCCAGCGCGCGGGCACGCCGCTGGTCTCGGGGGCGGCGATCCGCTTCGAGGGCCAGGTGGGCGTGTTCCTCCCCGGCGGGCCCTGCTACCGCTGCCTCTACCGCGACGAGGGCGCCCCCGAGGACCGCTGCGTCAACGCCGGCGTCTTCACGCCGGTGGTGGGCGTGGTGGGGAGCCTGCAGGCGGTGGAGGCGATGAAGCTCATCCTCGGCATCGGCCGGTCGCTGAGCGGACGGCTGCTGCTCCTCGACCTCCTGGGCGGCGAGATCCGCAGCGTCGCCCTCCGCCGCGACCCGGCCTGCCCGGTCTGCTCGGGTGCCGCCGCCCGCACCGGCTGA
- a CDS encoding oxidative damage protection protein, with the protein MARMVQCVVLKREAKGLDAPPHPGELGRRIYENVSREGWQRWLERLTMIINEYGLSTADPRTLELIEQHMVGFLFGEGELGQAPEQFRPPRAKK; encoded by the coding sequence ATGGCGAGAATGGTCCAGTGCGTGGTGCTCAAGCGGGAGGCCAAGGGGCTCGACGCCCCGCCCCATCCGGGCGAGCTCGGCCGCCGCATCTACGAGAACGTCTCCCGCGAGGGCTGGCAGCGCTGGCTCGAGCGGCTGACCATGATCATCAACGAGTACGGCCTGAGCACCGCCGATCCGCGCACCCTCGAGCTCATCGAGCAGCACATGGTGGGCTTCCTCTTCGGCGAGGGCGAGCTGGGGCAGGCGCCGGAGCAGTTCCGCCCGCCGCGGGCCAAGAAGTAG
- a CDS encoding ATP-grasp domain-containing protein: protein MPGAGGRVLLVAPLASYRIVPYLEAARALGVEPVVAADGEPLAAGHGIHVRLEEPARAARAILDAVAQAPPAAVVATDDATVEVAARVAEALGLPHNPPEAARRARRKDLARQAQAAAGLPVPWFRRLPLAELAAGRIPDEVPYPCVIKPLALNASRGVIRADDARGLAAAARRVAAIVGGLADAEERGHALVEAYLPGEEIAVEALLRAGRPRILAVFDKPDPLEGPFFEETLYVTPSRHDPALLARVERRLAEVCAACGLREGPVHAEFRLHDGEAWVLEVAARTIGGECARLLHMGTGVALEALVIAAALGRAPQVRPFAGAGGVLMLPVPGPGVLRRVEGVLAARRVPGVEAVEIGLREGYRLVPLPEGGSYLGFVFARGPDPETVEAALREARARLRVVVAPELAVSVG, encoded by the coding sequence ATGCCCGGCGCGGGCGGGCGCGTGCTGCTGGTGGCGCCGCTCGCGAGCTACCGCATCGTCCCCTACCTCGAGGCGGCGCGGGCCCTCGGCGTCGAGCCGGTGGTGGCGGCCGACGGCGAGCCGCTGGCCGCGGGGCACGGCATCCACGTGCGGCTGGAGGAGCCGGCACGGGCGGCGCGGGCGATCCTGGACGCGGTGGCGCAGGCGCCGCCCGCGGCGGTGGTGGCCACCGACGACGCCACGGTGGAGGTGGCGGCGCGGGTGGCCGAGGCCCTCGGGCTGCCCCACAACCCGCCGGAGGCGGCGCGGCGGGCCCGGCGCAAGGATCTGGCGCGCCAGGCCCAGGCCGCCGCGGGGCTGCCGGTGCCCTGGTTCCGCCGCCTCCCGCTGGCGGAGCTCGCCGCCGGGCGCATCCCGGACGAGGTGCCCTATCCCTGCGTCATCAAGCCCCTCGCCCTCAACGCCAGCCGCGGCGTCATCCGCGCCGACGATGCGCGGGGGCTCGCCGCGGCGGCACGGCGGGTGGCCGCCATCGTCGGCGGGCTGGCCGACGCCGAGGAGCGCGGTCACGCCCTGGTGGAGGCCTACCTCCCCGGCGAGGAGATCGCGGTGGAGGCGCTGCTGCGGGCGGGGCGGCCCCGGATCCTGGCCGTCTTCGACAAGCCCGACCCCCTGGAGGGGCCCTTCTTCGAGGAGACCCTCTACGTCACCCCGTCGCGCCACGACCCGGCGCTGCTCGCGCGGGTCGAGCGGCGGCTCGCCGAGGTCTGCGCCGCCTGCGGCCTGCGCGAGGGGCCGGTGCACGCCGAGTTCCGCCTCCACGACGGCGAGGCCTGGGTGCTGGAGGTGGCCGCGCGCACCATCGGCGGCGAGTGTGCCCGCCTGCTCCACATGGGCACCGGGGTGGCGCTGGAGGCGCTGGTGATCGCCGCCGCCCTCGGGCGTGCGCCGCAGGTGCGGCCCTTCGCGGGCGCGGGCGGCGTGCTCATGCTGCCGGTGCCCGGCCCCGGCGTGCTGCGCCGGGTCGAGGGGGTGCTGGCGGCCCGGCGGGTGCCGGGGGTGGAGGCGGTGGAGATCGGCCTGCGCGAGGGCTACCGCCTGGTGCCGCTGCCCGAGGGCGGCAGCTACCTCGGCTTCGTCTTCGCCCGCGGCCCCGACCCGGAGACGGTGGAGGCGGCGCTGCGCGAGGCCCGCGCGCGCCTGCGCGTGGTGGTGGCGCCGGAGCTCGCGGTCTCGGTCGGCTGA